The Melospiza georgiana isolate bMelGeo1 chromosome 1, bMelGeo1.pri, whole genome shotgun sequence genome contains the following window.
CCTTCAAAGGGCTAGCTGCTATCTCAAATCAAGAATATTAATTatctttgtttctattttcaTATTTCCCTTCATTTAAACAAGCACTTTAGGACTACCTTGTCCTACAATTCAGAGTTTATCCCAGATCTTATGAAGAACAAATTAATGTATCTGCATTCAGAATACTGTCATAGCTCAATCAAAATTAGACACTGAAAatcaaataaagaaataatttaaacaaaaattagtGGAATTCTCTAAGGAAGCCTGACCATTACAACCAAAGCATATGCATATGAGACAAAAGTACTTGGGAATATTGTGATAAAAAAGGAATGATATGCATACCTGAAACTACTTTCtactgaatatttattttctgatgtaACAGGAGACTCAGGTTTAATATACACCTTTGTGTCTTTAATGCAGTTTGCCGAGGATGCTTTCACTGGACAATTTTCACAGCGTGCAGGTGCAAGCTCCTCTTCATTACTGGTTCCAAAAAGGTCTGGGTCATCCTGAATCACATCAATGACAAGAACATCTTGGTTGTACGCTTCAAGGACGTCTGGTAAATTTTGACTTTTGACTTTTTGTGAAAAATTCCCTCTTGATTTTCTATCACCATTTATTTCTAATCCAACAAGGGGGTCGACTGCATTCCAAGAATGATCAGGAAAACTAGATTTCAGCACATACTCAGAACCACTGAAATCAGGCACAGATGGCTCTGGCTGTCCATCAAGAGGAGGATGTGGATATGTAGAGAAACTTTCAGGGAGCGCAGACGTCTCATCAGAGAGGTTTACAGAACCATTGTGCTGGAAGTCCTTACTATCAATCTCATCTGCTTTTTTCTGTATGGAAGCTGGAGATCCAGCATCACTCAAGACAGGAAGAGGACCCTGCTCAGATTTTACCAAGAAAGTCTCTTCACCTGTCTTCTGCCTTCCTGGACTAGTGCTTTCAAGAAGCTCTAGTGGACTACaagttttgctttcaaatgaaTGGACAGATTCCCTTTTCTTGGATTTAGGTTTGTTTCTGCATAAAGGAATTTTGAATTTTGTCAAGCTTCCAGAGGTTAATGGTTTAATTAGGTTTAAATCAGAAAATGTCTGCTTCACTACTGATGCTTTAGGGCTGAAGTTTGTACTGCCTGTGTTACTTGCAGAAGTACCATTCTGGACTGTCACAGACAGGTTTCTGTTTGTCACATCTTCATTTTCatccttttgttttgttataCCAGTTTGGCCTGTCGCAGGCAGGTTTCTGTTTGTTACATCtccttcattttttcccttttgttttgttgtacCATTCTGGACTGTCACAGACAGGTTTCTGTTTGTCACCTCTCCTTCGTTTTCatccttttgttttgttataCCATTCTGGACTGTCGCAGGAAGGTTTCTGTTTGTCACATCtccttcattttttcccttttgttttgttgtacCATTCTGGACTGTTGCAGGCAGCTTTCTGTTTGTCACCTCTCCTTcatttttatccttttgttttgttgtgccATTTTGGACTGTCACAGACAGGTCTCTATTTGTCACAACTCCTTCATCTTTATCTTCTTGCTTTATTGTACTGTTCTggactgtcacagacacatttcctTCTGTTATATCTCCTTCATCTTCATCTTTTTGTTCTGCTGCAAAATTCAAGGTTGCTTTAACTTCTTGCACATCACGTTTAAAAGCCACAGCATCTTTATCTGCATTAACTGGTGATTCCCCATTTTCATTGTTCACTGTCAAAGTCTCATAAATATCCACAGAAGAGGATTCCATTGTTTCATGTGAAGCCTGACAGTCAATATTTGGATCAATCTTTTTATGTGtaatttcttttgtaatttCTGCCAATGGTGTATGCAAATCCAGCTGTCTCACATTCCCAGTCTCTGCACTACATTCCACAGCTTTAACACTGCTTTTATCAGAGGATTCCTCAAAAGCAGCCTTTAAAagtctttttccttctgagatGAACCTATGACTTTTAAGAAACCATTCAGAAGTCCTGGCACAAGATTCAACAGGCCAAACTTTTTTACCAGTCATGGGTATTGCTCTTTGACAGGTAAACTGCTGCAATTTCTTAGTAACTTTGTTCAAATTTCTTCCTGTCTTGCTTTTGTGGTGATCAGAAACATCATGGATCTGAGCTAGTGCTCTAAGGctgtctgaggcagctgcaTAACGTGCCACATTGCttgaattttctccttttactATTGCAGAGAGCTCAGGTGTCATCTTAAAGCCAGTTTCAAATGCAAGTAATTTGGTACTATTCTTTCTCCAGGCTGATACAGTTTTTACTTCctgagtatttttttctgtatcaaaATCTGATGTATGATCACGCAAAGTTGAGAAAGTATGATTTAGTCCTGAAACTGAAAATGAGCTTGACATGGTAACTGCTGCTTCTGTTTGTAACTCACACTTCTTACATTTACTAGCCATGTCTGCAGATTTCTCAgtgattttcatcttttttctaGGCTTTCTACCAATATtccacttttttccccttaaacaCTTGCTGCTTTCACTCAGGCAGCATGAAACACAACCttcttcattttcattcttttctttattaGGTGAAAAACCACCTTTTATGAGTGATCTCTCATTCTGCATTCTACTAGTGCTGCAAATTCTATCACTCAGCTCTCCAGTACCATGGGCTACATGGAAGAATCCATTTAATTTATAACTGTTGGTAGTTCCACTAGCTGAAGGCTTCACTAACGTGTTGATGTAACAACAGTCCTGCAACACCACAAATGGATTCttttcagctgcacagagcaagCCACTGCAATGGTTTAGGGCATTAGTGCCACGTTCAGCACCACATTTTGCAGAAGCATTCATCACTTCCTCAGCTGCAGTCACACTTGAGCTTTGCAAGCGCCTGATTTTACCAGATCTGTGTTGCCTTTTTCTACACTGCACACCAGGCTCTTCTGTTACAGCATGGCATAGGAAGCTCTTGCTTTCAGTGTCATCTGAAGCAGAAACTGTAGAAGATTTAGAATAGTGAGATTCCTTTTCCTTAGAATCTTCTACCCTGTTTTGCTTTGTCTTAACCTTCTTTACAGCCTGTGAATTACCAGAGTCTTGCTCAATTGCTTTCAACTGCTCTTCTgctgattaaaaaaaccaaagaaatgtCATTAAAGAAAACTCTAAGAGAAAAAGACTACTTTATAAAGAGAatcaaaacccccaaacattAAAGGCTGCTAAAGAACATGACACTATACAAGgctaaaatatttcagtgaagttttatgactttttttttttaatgaaagctaTTAGGACACTTAAGAGTAAAAAAGATGTATTACCTTCAGGAACAAATGCAAAGAGGAGCAGAACTGTACAGTGTCATAAGGACACTGGAAGTTGTGTATTTGTTGTGTACTCCACAtaagtggaaaataaataagagCAAATCTGGCAAGAAAATGCAGATGCTGTTTGCATGCTCAGCCTTAAAAccttttgtttgcacagcataTTCTCTGTCGTAAGAACACTAATTTGTAAGAATATCTTTCAGATACACAGTCCAACTAAATGCATTTGATTGATCAAGAAGATCCAGAAAAATTGAAGGACCTGCATTTTTAGAGACTACTACTTcttatttaaaagcaaatacaGATTATGTAAAAAACTGTATATCTGAAAATCTAGAGAATGGACTCAAGAGCATACTAGTACAATGCTGGGTTTTTTAGACCTTTGTTTTCAAGGTAAAACACAATGTTAATATCTGTCTTTCAGAATATGTTTTTtagataaaatattaataatctACAGTCATTTGATATGTCATTTGAATGTATTCACTTCAAAAGCAATGTTTTTAGACAacatcctggaaaaaaaaaaaagactttaaaaaccCCTCTTTCAAAATTGTTCCAGTTTGACTCAAAATTCTCTTAAAACATCAAAACACAATCATTGCTTCTACatcttttgggatttttcataaaatagcAACTAAAAAGTCCTGAGAGCAAACCCCAGCATCCTATAAAGGCAGACACTGTTAAGACAGCATCACACATAATCAAAAATAAACAGATAATAGACAGATGAATGAAGACTTGACTGTCTTATTCTGGCATTGCTGAAACTACTGCCCCCTTCCTTGCTTGTGGCTGACCACCTCTGAAGAAAGGTAGGGAATGCTTTTGAGAGAAACAAATTCCCAGCACTCCCCACCAACGGCCTGCCTGTTTCTGTCCATatcccttcctctctcccttcctcccccctTCCTCTACCCCCGTGAAAGGCTAACTGGTCTCCTCTCCTTGGCGTTAAACAGgcttcttttctccttcaggaAAAGCCTTTCCTCTTTCTGAAAATCTGTTGTCTTCTAAGACTGGTGGTAGTCACAGTACTGCGAAGCACACCCTAGCTTTTCTCAAAGTCAGCAGCCAGTTTTTAAAGGGGTCTTACTTCAGGACCAATTTGGGAGCACAAATTCTGTAGCTGTACTTCTACAATGGAGCTACCAGTGCTTACCACTTTCCCCTGGGCTGTCTGGTCGTTTCTGAGGGcttgagctctgctgctcttctttcAGGCAATGCTTCTGAGTCTTTCTTCTGGTGGTTGGTTGTTCTTTTCCACTCagatcctgcagctgctgtgacagCAAGGCATTTCTGTTCCTCTTGCTCAGAGCTCCTTTCCTGGACTCTGGACACTGTGTATGCTGTTTTAGCAAGGCAGAACTACCCCTCTCCTTGGGACCATGTACTTTTGGTTTCCTCACCAATCTCCTGCCTTTCTTGCCCAAACacctctcttctttttcctgtgtCCCTAGTGCTCTTGATCCAACTAATGGACACCCATTCAACTTCTCTAGTATGAAAACCTCTTCCTGAGATTTTGGTTCAGGGACAACTTCTTGAGCACCCAAATTCTTCCTAAAATCTGGGATTTGCATATTCTGCGTCATTGTAGAGTCAGTACATTGCACTTCAGTACTCCACGTGACATTTTTGGGTTGAAGAACTTCGGATTCTGGAAAACAGGATATTCCATGTCTCTCTGTGCTCTCAATTCCTCTCTTCAAGTTCGGGACTTGTAATTTTACTTCCATACAGGAATGTTTGCCTTCTGTTCCTGAGCTCCCTGAACCCTTGTGGAAACCTGAGAAGTTCAGGTCTTCTGAGCAATGTTCATTCCTTTCAATCCCTGCTGAGAACTTTTTCTGCAAAGTAGTTCCTGAGAAAAACAGCTGTTGGCTTTGACCTGTCCCTCTCAGAGTCTCTTCCCAGCACATTGCTGCAGCCGTGGCTGCTGCTTGCCAATCTTCACGCTCATCTGTGTCTGAAATTAGTGAAGCTACACCCTTGCTTCTTCGGGGAGACTTCCTGTGCTGGATTCCCTTAGTTTTTCTACCTGGGAATTTCTGTCTGTTCTCACCTTGCTCCTTCTGCATGGACATAGGAAGAGCAAAACACTTAAAGGAAGTGTGAGAGAGCGTGGCAGGTTGTGGAAAGAAAGGTAAGGGCTGCTCAGGCTTTCTCTTTGGTGCCAGGCGACGACCCCGCTTGACCACCAACTTTCCCTGTGGCTCACACCCTGCCTGCGGAGAGCCGGGGCTGCTGACCTCGGGGTCAACCAGCTCCACCTCGCCGGGTCTCACTACCTTCCCTGACCTCAACTGCGGCATCTCGGTGGCGCAGAGACGGCAACAGAGCCCACAAACCCCGCTCGCCAGCGCGGCTTCCGCCGCAGCCTCGCTAGCTCGGCACCCACGATGGCTGCAGGCCCGAGCGGGGAGCGGGGGACAGCCCCTCCCAGGCTGCCGCCTCCGGGGACTGCCGGCGGAGCCCAGGCCGCCCAGAGAAAAACCACGGCCACCGACAAGCCCTTCCTGACACCCTCACTGCCCcggcccccaaacacacaccCGAGGCAACCTCTCACAGACCACGGCGCTGAAGGAAGCGGCCCCACACCTCTCCAAACTGAAGAAGGCCGCTGCCTGCAGCCTCCCGCGCCTCCTTCCCACCCTCTCCCCTTCACTATCTGCCCTCGTCTACCGATCCGTTCCCCTCGTCCAAGCACAGCCGCTCGCCCAAAGAGCCGAGCTGCCGCCGCGCCGGCGGGCGATGGTGATGCGGCGGCGTGAGGGGGCTCCGCGGCGCGGCgaggcggggggcggcgggaaCACCCGCCTGGCCGCGCTCGCTCCGTCGCCGGATCGGCTGGGCCGCCTGCGCGGTCCAACCCCGGCAATGGGGGTGGCGAGCGCGGCTCCTCCGGGCGGCCGTGCCCCCGTGTCGGCAGCCCTCGGCCAAGCGCTTTGGTTGGCGCTGCGCAGCCGTCGTGCTGCCCCCATGGTGCCCGAAGCGTCGTGCGGGGCTGCGGGCCCGAGACCGGGCTGCGGTGTGGAACTGCCAGAGCCTGGGCGCAAAGGCCCAACTCGGCCCGAGGTCGGAGTCGTGTAGGTAAACACCCAGGCTCGCCCATTTCGTCGGGTGTTCCATCCCCCTCAGTGATTCCTTCTTCGAGCACAGCGCTAAAGAAGCTCGCCAACACTGAGGGGCCATGCCGTTGtttcacagaatgggtcaggttgggAGGGACCACAGTGGGGTCACCttgtccaacctccctgctcaagcagggccatcccagagcacatggcacgGGATTGTGTCCAGGcagttcttgaatatctccagtgagggagactccacaacctctctgggcaacctgttccagtgcttggttATCTGCAGTAAGCTGTTCTTCCTCACattccagcagagctctgtgcatcACTCTctggctgtttcctcttgtcttaCTGCTGAGCACCAccaagaagagcctggctccattgGCACCCACCTTTACATGCTGGCAGACATtgatgaggtcccctctcagcCATCTCTTCTggaggctgaacaggcccagctctttcagcttttccttttatGTTCCAGTTCTGTCATCAGCTTTAAAGCTCTCCATTGGACCTGCTCTAAGAGCTCCATGTGTCTCTTGTTCTGAGGACATCAACTTTGTATTTCAAATAATACAGCTTCTTAGGACTTGAGTGAGGGGGAAAAGATCACTCAAAAAGACTGTATTGTCAGAAAACAATAGAAGTTGGTGTTTGGGCTTTGAATGGGGTGGTAGATTCAACACAGATGGAGAACACCAAAGCTTCAGAACCATACACTGCATGATAATGTGAACATGTAGAagttagcttaaaaaaaatagttgtaCAAAGGCTGAATCTAAGTGGCAGGTGTTATGAAAATCCCAAATTATTAAACTTAATAAGGTGGTAGTCTAATGCCGATAATGCCATCAGCAAAATTGCACATGGCTGCTAAATGACTGTGTCCTGCAAGCAGTCTCCTTGTGTTTTCCTCAGCTGGTCTCTGAGGGATGAAACACCTTACTCAAATTCATTTCACCGTGGCTTAGTGCTTTCTGGTGTTCACATTTCATACATCCTAGTTTGAGATCCGTGCAAAGAAATAAGGTGCTTTATGTCACAACTTGCTGGAAGTGCAGTCCTGTGAAGTTAAAAGAGTAGTTGGAAAGGTGCATTTTACTAATTGGCATTGGCTCACTGTATGACTTCAGCCCACGTAACTCACTTCATCTCTGTTTCTCCACCCAAAGGTAGAAATAATATATTTCAGTCCAAATAAAGACAGAGAATGTTGCATTTTTGCTAAAATCTCCCCATAGATGAAGAAAGAACAACAGGGAGGCTGGGAAATTGCTAACTTTAATTTTCTTGTGGTATTTTTAGATTGTACATACATGCTTAAGTACAAAAAGTCAGCAAATGGCTAACTAAAGctaataaaagcagaaaatacagatttcttAGGCATTTTCTCCCATGGCTCAGTATTGTGCTTCTAGTCCTTGGGACAGAAAGGACCTAATAAAAGGGAGTTAACTGCACAGTATTTATCATTGTCAGTGTTCTGCAAGGCTGATATTACATAAAACATTCAGCTCTGGTGAAATTTAGCCATTTAACCTTTCATTTCAAACCTTCTTCAGTGAGTAACAGTCTTTTAAGTTTTATAGCAAGATGAAGACATGCTGAAAAGCAGAAGTAAAGGAAATCTGGGAAAATGGCATATGAATTACCTTACTGCTAGCTCAAATTTTTAGGATGTTAGTATTTAGTCAATTATTTGCAATGATGAGAACTCTCCTCAGACCAGATTTTTATGAAATTGAATAAAAATCTACTTGAAATGAATACTAATTAAAGGCATTCTTCATTAAAGTACTTTGAAAAAAGCACTAGAGCTTCAGAAAGGACATTTTGAAGCAGCTGTGGATTATGTTAAAAAACAGCTTGCATTCAGTTTACAATACTGCTAAAAAGAGGTAGTATAAACATTGTCTTGCAAAGTGGGTCAATTTAaccatcttttaaaaatacttgaaagaTAAGAGAATTTTAATATATaggcatattttaaaaatcctgtgTCAAGTGTTTATTAAAACTGTAGGTTa
Protein-coding sequences here:
- the TOPAZ1 gene encoding protein TOPAZ1, whose product is MPQLRSGKVVRPGEVELVDPEVSSPGSPQAGCEPQGKLVVKRGRRLAPKRKPEQPLPFFPQPATLSHTSFKCFALPMSMQKEQGENRQKFPGRKTKGIQHRKSPRRSKGVASLISDTDEREDWQAAATAAAMCWEETLRGTGQSQQLFFSGTTLQKKFSAGIERNEHCSEDLNFSGFHKGSGSSGTEGKHSCMEVKLQVPNLKRGIESTERHGISCFPESEVLQPKNVTWSTEVQCTDSTMTQNMQIPDFRKNLGAQEVVPEPKSQEEVFILEKLNGCPLVGSRALGTQEKEERCLGKKGRRLVRKPKVHGPKERGSSALLKQHTQCPESRKGALSKRNRNALLSQQLQDLSGKEQPTTRRKTQKHCLKEEQQSSSPQKRPDSPGESAEEQLKAIEQDSGNSQAVKKVKTKQNRVEDSKEKESHYSKSSTVSASDDTESKSFLCHAVTEEPGVQCRKRQHRSGKIRRLQSSSVTAAEEVMNASAKCGAERGTNALNHCSGLLCAAEKNPFVVLQDCCYINTLVKPSASGTTNSYKLNGFFHVAHGTGELSDRICSTSRMQNERSLIKGGFSPNKEKNENEEGCVSCCLSESSKCLRGKKWNIGRKPRKKMKITEKSADMASKCKKCELQTEAAVTMSSSFSVSGLNHTFSTLRDHTSDFDTEKNTQEVKTVSAWRKNSTKLLAFETGFKMTPELSAIVKGENSSNVARYAAASDSLRALAQIHDVSDHHKSKTGRNLNKVTKKLQQFTCQRAIPMTGKKVWPVESCARTSEWFLKSHRFISEGKRLLKAAFEESSDKSSVKAVECSAETGNVRQLDLHTPLAEITKEITHKKIDPNIDCQASHETMESSSVDIYETLTVNNENGESPVNADKDAVAFKRDVQEVKATLNFAAEQKDEDEGDITEGNVDLSVTVQNGTTKQKDKNEGEVTNRKLPATVQNGTTKQKGKNEGDVTNRNLPATVQNGITKQKDENEGEVTNRNLSVTVQNGTTKQKGKNEGDVTNRNLPATVQNGTSASNTGSTNFSPKASVVKQTFSDLNLIKPLTSGSLTKFKIPLCRNKPKSKKRESVHSFESKTCSPLELLESTSPGRQKTGEETFLVKSEQGPLPVLSDAGSPASIQKKADEIDSKDFQHNGSVNLSDETSALPESFSTYPHPPLDGQPEPSVPDFSGSEYVLKSSFPDHSWNAVDPLVGLEINGDRKSRGNFSQKVKSQNLPDVLEAYNQDVLVIDVIQDDPDLFGTSNEEELAPARCENCPVKASSANCIKDTKVYIKPESPVTSENKYSVESSFRCMQESGKSSDTENSCNLMLKAEDVKTHNSSRGSSPSGDVSEDFLEDRQQSKLDELLTSLDVDEKLQLADGVPDVEEQNKSEAGKSDCKYKVNCELLSGLPLNDQKVNIFSGTTEMKSWTNGYKSSGRSTSLPLKNCGDFEPWKMEKNASASHSVQQILDALNLPRKYCRYYFMTSRGCERTKCWFCHVPGQGDEKICMAILRTYISIKESGLLKRAVQIFVQYYKEVTPGIDFASEVLNDLLLSLLNNCLLPEVFQILNVIVQIKTLPAVEVLLKVFEHVASLNIRNAVPTLISTFCKLIDAGMFLELEHFDYIIKLLRQLQVSSWEMSTVLNIKSRIKERYFEKTWIFDYNLAVAEIQHCKEKRDWTKLGALYLNARTGCEHFEDLQKLFLSIAEILTKDSEADRPGVPFCDFADIVMKNSQHNKADSLFIGRTGISAMYSYHKVLQWIKGRKVLDKLHELQIDFTLLKGLVGAGKSASRCQIVNKAAEIYLYSGHLDGATRVLRESEWITDAPLWPCDKMDILNRHNLLCAIVHKYLRKSLYRQAFEVLQNLPGLQKHSDIIDASQYSCLFNKLINACFENKNLGVSSSAVDFMLSKKIAIDFVLLRGLITALGRSSLWSKARTYYKNALSLGCYPELHGNLYHRLLKIPSYLSEVEMLLAIEIFLVSNASDIQSSRTTSQTLQIILKRSEDTVQNSSAYHEAVERLIQAAHLSDPKLFLKHLTVNVNMEEVYRLEHSSALKWLQENMKWAEKKFHVPNRTRPHCGMETSLERWKKYPEE